A stretch of the Tardiphaga sp. 709 genome encodes the following:
- a CDS encoding MarR family transcriptional regulator, whose amino-acid sequence MSCQPDTGTDFLSALFETQRMLRLLADKEARQFGMTRAQWAVLAKVERNEGQKQTDLADAMEMAPISLTRLIDKLCDSGLIERRNDDTDRRIKRLYLTEAARPLTAKLAVLRGNLMQVAFAGVSEADMHQLVAHLETIKDNIRAALNPAVTKTKEQVYG is encoded by the coding sequence ATGTCCTGCCAGCCTGACACCGGCACCGATTTCCTGTCTGCCTTGTTCGAGACCCAGCGCATGTTGCGGCTGCTGGCCGACAAGGAAGCGCGCCAGTTCGGCATGACCCGCGCCCAATGGGCGGTGCTCGCCAAGGTCGAGCGCAATGAGGGGCAAAAACAGACCGATCTCGCCGACGCCATGGAAATGGCGCCGATCAGCCTGACGCGGCTGATCGACAAGCTCTGCGATAGCGGTCTGATCGAACGCCGCAATGACGACACCGACCGCCGCATCAAGCGCCTCTATCTCACCGAGGCCGCGCGCCCGCTGACGGCAAAGCTGGCGGTGCTGCGCGGCAACCTGATGCAGGTCGCGTTCGCCGGCGTGAGCGAGGCCGACATGCACCAGCTGGTCGCGCATCTCGAAACCATCAAAGACAATATCCGCGCTGCGCTGAACCCCGCAGTCACAAAGACCAAGGAACAAGTCTATGGCTGA
- a CDS encoding porin family protein, whose translation MVKRTVLAAAGLAIMAFSSTAGAADLSPRMYAKAPVLVDPGINWTGFYVGLNGGYSWGKGDATFLPGTAFASPIKQDVNGGLGGGQIGYNWQLDRTWVVGLEADIQGTGERGSANSPVSSLRTTLPGGDFNLLTQTSANSSWSFPWFATFRGRVGLLATPDLLLYGTGGLAVGEVKYSTQTTVTGQIFGPGSAGTTPASAAVTIPGTLFSESQTRVGWTLGAGLEKKFGTNWSAKLEYLYLDLGSATYFGGTANQTSVGFHDHVFRAGINYAFSPAVVAKY comes from the coding sequence ATGGTGAAACGCACCGTATTGGCCGCTGCAGGCCTCGCCATCATGGCGTTTTCGTCGACCGCCGGCGCCGCGGATCTGTCCCCCCGCATGTACGCCAAGGCGCCGGTTCTGGTGGACCCCGGCATCAACTGGACCGGATTTTATGTCGGCCTCAACGGCGGCTACAGCTGGGGCAAGGGCGACGCTACTTTCCTGCCGGGCACTGCCTTCGCGTCACCGATCAAACAGGACGTCAATGGTGGCCTCGGCGGCGGCCAGATCGGCTACAACTGGCAGCTCGATCGCACATGGGTCGTCGGTCTCGAAGCCGATATCCAGGGGACCGGTGAACGTGGCAGCGCGAACTCTCCAGTGAGTTCGCTGCGGACCACCTTGCCCGGCGGAGACTTCAATCTGTTGACGCAGACATCGGCCAACAGCTCGTGGAGCTTCCCGTGGTTTGCGACCTTCCGCGGCCGCGTCGGCCTGCTGGCAACGCCGGATCTGCTGCTCTACGGCACCGGCGGTCTCGCTGTCGGCGAGGTCAAGTATTCGACACAGACGACAGTAACAGGCCAGATCTTCGGACCGGGCTCTGCCGGCACGACACCGGCCAGCGCCGCCGTGACGATTCCCGGCACGCTGTTTTCGGAATCACAGACCCGCGTCGGCTGGACCCTGGGCGCCGGTCTGGAAAAGAAGTTCGGCACCAACTGGTCGGCCAAGCTCGAATATCTGTATCTCGATCTGGGCTCGGCGACCTATTTCGGAGGGACGGCCAACCAGACCTCGGTCGGCTTCCATGACCACGTCTTCCGCGCCGGCATCAATTACGCCTTCAGCCCCGCGGTCGTGGCCAAATACTGA